One genomic window of Paramormyrops kingsleyae isolate MSU_618 chromosome 22, PKINGS_0.4, whole genome shotgun sequence includes the following:
- the LOC111849355 gene encoding ADP-ribosylation factor-like protein 6-interacting protein 1 isoform X1, which yields MWKKIPEGCASPVSLCFRWRAHETSQLEEQLQGWGEVILASDQVLRWEKPWFPGALVAVTTVLFLLVYFLDPSVLTGVSCAVMILCLADYLVPTLAPRVFGSNKWTTEQQQRFHEICRNLVMSRHSVQGWWKRLLGLKDEKPKVYFMSVISTLVMVAWLGQQVHNLFLTYLVVTFLLLLPGLNRHGIISKYMGMARREINKLLKQKEKKNE from the exons GCCCACGAGACGTCgcagctggaggagcagctgcaggGCTGGGGTGAGGTCATCCTGGCCAGTGACCAGGTTCTGCGCTGGGAGAAGCCCTGGTTCCCTGGTGCCCTCGTGGCTGTCACCACTGTGCTCTTCTT GCTGGTCTACTTCCTGGACCCATCTGTGCTAACTGGAGTGTCCTGTGCTGTGATGATTTTGTGCCTGGCTGATTACCTGGTGCCCACCCTGGCCCCCAGAGTCTTTGGCTCCAACAAATG GACCACCGAGCAGCAGCAGCGCTTTCATGAGATCTGCAGGAACCTGGTGATGAGCCGACACAGTGTGCAGGGCTGGTGGAAACGCCTTCTGGGCCTGAAGGACGAGAAACCCAAAGTG TACTTCATGTCTGTGATCAGCACTCTTGTGATGGTGGCGTGGCTTGGCCAGCAAGTACACAACCTGTTCCTGACCTACCTTGTCG TGActttcctcctgctcctgcccggCCTCAACCGGCACGGCATCATCTCCAAGTACATGGGCATGGCCCGGCGCGAGATCAACAAGCTGCTCAAgcagaaggagaagaagaaCGAGTGA
- the LOC111849355 gene encoding ADP-ribosylation factor-like protein 6-interacting protein 1 isoform X2, with the protein MAEGDNKSANLIAHETSQLEEQLQGWGEVILASDQVLRWEKPWFPGALVAVTTVLFLLVYFLDPSVLTGVSCAVMILCLADYLVPTLAPRVFGSNKWTTEQQQRFHEICRNLVMSRHSVQGWWKRLLGLKDEKPKVYFMSVISTLVMVAWLGQQVHNLFLTYLVVTFLLLLPGLNRHGIISKYMGMARREINKLLKQKEKKNE; encoded by the exons GCCCACGAGACGTCgcagctggaggagcagctgcaggGCTGGGGTGAGGTCATCCTGGCCAGTGACCAGGTTCTGCGCTGGGAGAAGCCCTGGTTCCCTGGTGCCCTCGTGGCTGTCACCACTGTGCTCTTCTT GCTGGTCTACTTCCTGGACCCATCTGTGCTAACTGGAGTGTCCTGTGCTGTGATGATTTTGTGCCTGGCTGATTACCTGGTGCCCACCCTGGCCCCCAGAGTCTTTGGCTCCAACAAATG GACCACCGAGCAGCAGCAGCGCTTTCATGAGATCTGCAGGAACCTGGTGATGAGCCGACACAGTGTGCAGGGCTGGTGGAAACGCCTTCTGGGCCTGAAGGACGAGAAACCCAAAGTG TACTTCATGTCTGTGATCAGCACTCTTGTGATGGTGGCGTGGCTTGGCCAGCAAGTACACAACCTGTTCCTGACCTACCTTGTCG TGActttcctcctgctcctgcccggCCTCAACCGGCACGGCATCATCTCCAAGTACATGGGCATGGCCCGGCGCGAGATCAACAAGCTGCTCAAgcagaaggagaagaagaaCGAGTGA